The genomic DNA aagaaatatatacatataaaataagattatgAGAACCTATGGTTATTACAGCTAGTACCATTTGTTGCAGCCATGTTTGAGGAAAATAACTGAAGGAGTGGTAGGTGGAAGTGATGCATTTAAATCCAGTGTTTGAAATAGTAAAGAATGTATTGATACAAGATCTAGATGGGAAAAAGGATGAGATGAggaattgtttgtttgttgaaATGACTGTCTTGAAAGTATGGCATGCTGTTCTATGGGAGCATTAGATACTAATTTTTGGGTGGTGTGATTCTTATAATTACCTGAAGTTTGTTGGTTCTGCCTTCTGTACTTCACAGAACTGAGAAAGAGATGAATCGACGCAAAGACATGGTTgcaaatttgaaatcaaaagcAAACCAGATGGCATCAACATTGAACATGTCAAACTTTGCAAACAGAGACAGCTTGCTTGGGCCAGAGATAAAGCCTGCTGATGCCATGAACAGAACAACAGGTTTGGACAACTATGGCCTTGTGGGCCTTCAGCGGCAAATTATGAAAGGCAAGTCACTATACCTTGTTCAGAATAACACTCTTACTTTGTTCACTTTATTATTTACTGTTTGTTCCCAATATGGATATTTACGTGCTCATATGTCTGTGAAGCAGAACAAGATGAGGGCCTTGAGAAATTGGAAGAGACGGTATATAGTACAAAACATATTGCATTGGCAGTCAACGAAGAGCTTGACCTACATACTAGACTTATTGTATGTTTTGATTTGATTCAGTATTACTTGCCTCTTTTCGTATTTAAGCATCCTCATCtggaaaaatattaacaaaatgaaATGCACTGCAATCTTAAACTTTGCTCTTCTTGGCTCTCCCATTTTGCAGGATAACTTGGACCAACGTGTGGATATTACAGACTCTCGTCTAAAGGTTAAACTCTTAATGAGCTGTTAGTTGACTTGTTTGCATAGTATATCATCAATACCATAAACCCTCAGCTTTAGGGGAAGCATTTACTGTAGTCTATTTTCACAGGACTTGTTTCATAGAACATCATCAATGAGATGGACCTTCCACTTTAGGCAATGCATCTCATGAGCATCAGCTTTGATCTTTTTACCTGAAAGTGAATCTTCTATTACTATGGAACTTAACAAAGCTTCTATCCCAGCCAGATTAATTTTGatcttggtttttcttttattgtgaaACAGCGAGTGCAGAAGAATCTGGCAATTTTGAACAAGCGCACCAAGGGTGGCTGCTCCTGCCTGTGCCTGCTCTTATCAGTTGTTGGCATCGTGATTCTGATCGTCGCGATATGGTTGCTGGTTAAATACTTGTGATACAAACATTCTGGAGAAAACCCGTCTTTCCCCTGCGTGTGTTGGATCAAAATTGGGTTTTGTTAGTCTCATTGTTTGGCTTTCCTGATTTTCTTGTGCTTTGATCATGCCATGGTATGGCTTGGTGTTTACTGATCAACTTTGTAATCCTCGAATTATGTAGCATCATGGATGCCTCCTTTTCTAAGCAGTGATCAATTCGCATCTCTGTCCCTATACAATGACAAGTTTACAACCATGGAAGCTTTTAACCTATTGAAAGTGATTGACTTCATGTTTGGAATGAAAACGGTTttctttagaacaaaaatagttttctaaactCAAAAAACACATTGGATAAACTTAtgacagaaaacagttcttaaagagcttttctccaaaaaaaaaaggtaataaatatgTAGTATAAGCAAGAAAACTaactttcatatttgattttttaaatagaattttattccgGAAATGAGAACATCTTTAAAACGCACCATATGGGGgagttttgacccaaaataggacatttgaaaaaaaaaaaatcataaagtaaacttgttttcaaaataatggttATAGTCACTGATCATGatttaaactttaattttaagtttaaaatcgtaattattgttttaactttaagtttaaaaccgtAGTTGTGATTAcgactttgaattattttaaaaattgtcaaAGCCATAGTcacaactttaattttttaaataaaaatattatattattttgattttatatttattaaaaatatgaatggttgataaatataaaatcaaaataatataatatttttatttaaaagaattaaagttgGTGATTACtgctttgttcatttttagaataattcaaagtcggttttaaacttaaaaagttaAAGTCGTGGTTGGTAACTATAGTTTTGAtcattttagaaaaacaaaactgtTGTCACCAACTAAGATTTTATGACATGGAGGTCTATATGGTACAGACACACCAGATTGAacattatttttgaaacaagtttactttattttttatttttttttttcaatatcatATTTGAGCCAAAACTCTTGTANNNNNNNNNNNNNNNNNNNNNNNNNNNNNNNNNNNNNNNNNNNNNNNNNNNNNNNNNNNNNNNNNNNNNNNNNNNNNNNNNNNNNNNNNNNNNNNNNNNNTCCCTTAGAGGAGGGAAACTTAACTGTTTTAAACTTCTTTGTGATAATAGATTTGTTCATGAGGCCTTCTATTGGTCTCTGCATTCTCTGTTGCCTTTAGGGTGTTTCATTGTACACATCTTGCTAGGGTGCATCCTCTGGTCCTCTTGTCCTCTTGTCTGATTTTTCCTATTTACCAATGGAGAaagtttgttttcattttcatctgtggtttcatttcttttctctatttttttagtgCCATTACGTTCATTCTAATTTTGACAAGCTCATTCCCAACAAACACTTTTCTCTAATTACCTTTTGATGGTTCTTTTATGgctatttttcttattcatctCATGCATTTAACCTTAgtcataaatataaatgaaataatatatt from Vitis riparia cultivar Riparia Gloire de Montpellier isolate 1030 chromosome 8, EGFV_Vit.rip_1.0, whole genome shotgun sequence includes the following:
- the LOC117921174 gene encoding syntaxin-52-like isoform X2, with the translated sequence MASSDSWMKEYNDAVKLADDINGMISDRISFSAPGVDAQRHASAIRRKITILGTRLDSLQSLLSKLPGKQPLTEKEMNRRKDMVANLKSKANQMASTLNMSNFANRDSLLGPEIKPADAMNRTTGLDNYGLVGLQRQIMKEQDEGLEKLEETVYSTKHIALAVNEELDLHTRLIDNLDQRVDITDSRLKDLFHRTSSMRWTFHFRQCIS
- the LOC117921174 gene encoding syntaxin-52-like isoform X1 yields the protein MASSDSWMKEYNDAVKLADDINGMISDRISFSAPGVDAQRHASAIRRKITILGTRLDSLQSLLSKLPGKQPLTEKEMNRRKDMVANLKSKANQMASTLNMSNFANRDSLLGPEIKPADAMNRTTGLDNYGLVGLQRQIMKEQDEGLEKLEETVYSTKHIALAVNEELDLHTRLIDNLDQRVDITDSRLKRVQKNLAILNKRTKGGCSCLCLLLSVVGIVILIVAIWLLVKYL